TCCATAAACATCAAAACCACAAGCGCTTATAATGCTGTTTGCATCTATATGCATTACACCTTCAGTAagtatattttggaaaaacatcATTATTATATCCTACTGTAGTTTTTGAAACATTATGAGTTCATTTTGTACGaaataatagtatattatTTGATAACCATATAATAAAAGCCAGCATTGATGATGGAGGGAAAGAGGGTTATTATAGAGCGAGTACAATAGTAGACTTTGTTTACAgctaaacatttttactttaaatataCTAATTATCATACAAATTTCAAGACCTAGAATTGATGCAtcaaattcaatgaaaattgGTATATGTAGTTAGTTGTAATAGTAGTACAATTGATCAGATACAGGAAGTGTCAGAACTAATAGCTAAATCAGACATTTAACGTGTTAAAAATGTGCTCTTCCAGAAAGACAATGTAAGATTACATTGCTCGTACAATTATGACTCATCTATCATATAGCGTCGCAATATTAATGTGCTTCCTTGGCCTCCACGCTCTCCAAATCTTGCCCTCATAAAACACTTTAGAGACATGATACGAAGAAGAGTTCCTATAGTTAATGGCGTACTTCAGTAGAGTTAGGAAATTCAATTCAAGTTATTTTGGATGCACTAccttaaaagaaaattcaccaTTTGTTGCAAAAGCATGCGCAGACGAGTTTCTGAGGGTATAAATTCACGAGGTGGTTATACACattattcgaattttaaaaactttctggACTTGGATTTACTCACAActcacattatttattttgtatggTGTTGTCAATATACttacaaaattatattaaattacacGCATTATTTCTAGTCGTTCGAATTTTTATGACAAGTAGTATAATTCACTTTCTTGTACTTTAAATGATCACATTGTTATTCGCcttttaatgataaatttaagTCTATTAACAAATCACAATAagattaccttttttttttttaagttttcttatCTTTTGGCTTATATCTAGAGCTTCGATGactttaatataatttatttttagtagaaTTTCTATTCAATTAGGTTCTAAGTCACTataattaacaagaaaatctATAATATTTTTGAGGTCTTTGAGAAACACCTGTAATACAATGCATCATTATTGTTCTACTAAATTTGCTCATAGGTGGAAGGAATATATCAGCCAGAGGTTGCGAAATAGAATTCATCGAcatcaaaaatgaatttttggatATTTGCGAGTACTACCGCCAAATAATACCAAATAGAATTGAGAATTTCACTTGTGCTGTATGCCATAAGGACTTTTGCAATCATCGAGGCTATGGGCATGATGGTGCCAACGTGTTTTCAGTTTCTCTCAGCATGTTGTTTGCGATGTTGTTGGCCAGGTTTTACATGTAACTTGATCTATTCTTATAAGTATGTGTAAATAAATAGGACATGTAGGTTTCAGTaaagaatatacagggtgttcgatttatcatgcacatgcgattttctcgaaaactaagaatttaataaaaaaatgtttcaaataaagtttgtttgggataaaggagcgcttcttttgacatttttttttcaaaaaaattgtcatttagAAGGCCTTTTCAAGgtcattcgcattttttcttatggaaaccctagatttttttgacaaaaatggatacatcactaaaaactgaaaaacatttgtctgaaaaatttttcgattcaacgcatttttagatagtttattcaaagaaataatcgaaaattaagtaaagcgtggaacaacaacataaaagttttctaatccaacaaatgttcaaaattctatttattaaCGTTCACAGGTTTACAAATTGCATtacaggttttttaaataaattgtttcaataaaaaacaaccgataatataaaatttaattgataagtttagtaaataaataaaatgttcaaatcatAGTAGCAGTTGAGTGGTGTTGTTCGAATTGTTTCTTTGTGATTAAGAAGTACTTGAAGAATAATGg
This portion of the Euwallacea fornicatus isolate EFF26 chromosome 4, ASM4011564v1, whole genome shotgun sequence genome encodes:
- the LOC136350895 gene encoding uncharacterized protein, whose amino-acid sequence is MNVIACVFVVFIQASLVLSTLDICYFCNTEVHGEGCEEPINSESIQMQNCSVSDIVTNSNQYVSKVKHFLVEQNQIQDSINIKTTSAYNAVCIYMHYTFSGRNISARGCEIEFIDIKNEFLDICEYYRQIIPNRIENFTCAVCHKDFCNHRGYGHDGANVFSVSLSMLFAMLLARFYM